From Bacillota bacterium, one genomic window encodes:
- the plsY gene encoding glycerol-3-phosphate 1-O-acyltransferase PlsY gives MMALTVILAIGLSYLVGSVPTGYLIARYVKGIDIRSHGSGNIGATNVWRTLGPGWGLVSLAGDTTKGIVAVLLGRAFGVPGVELLTAAAALAGHGWSVFLRFQGGKIIATSLGVLIMLPPVALATAAAVWIAVMALTRYVSLASIIAVSSVPLAFALGGAGWRHVLFGFFLALVAVYKHRANIDRLLKGKESKFSFRK, from the coding sequence ATGATGGCGCTGACGGTTATTCTAGCGATCGGGCTTAGTTATCTAGTTGGTTCCGTGCCCACCGGTTACCTGATCGCCCGGTACGTCAAGGGCATCGATATCCGCAGTCACGGAAGCGGCAACATCGGGGCTACAAACGTATGGCGCACACTGGGGCCGGGCTGGGGACTGGTTTCCCTGGCGGGCGACACCACCAAGGGAATCGTCGCCGTCCTCCTCGGGAGGGCGTTCGGCGTGCCGGGCGTGGAGTTGCTTACTGCGGCGGCGGCGCTGGCCGGGCATGGGTGGTCGGTGTTTCTGCGCTTCCAGGGGGGCAAAATCATCGCCACCAGCCTGGGGGTGCTGATCATGCTGCCGCCGGTGGCCCTGGCGACGGCGGCCGCCGTGTGGATCGCGGTGATGGCGTTGACCCGTTACGTCTCCCTGGCGTCTATTATCGCCGTCTCTTCGGTGCCGCTGGCCTTCGCCCTGGGCGGGGCCGGGTGGCGCCACGTATTGTTCGGTTTCTTCCTGGCGCTGGTGGCCGTTTACAAGCACCGGGCGAACATAGACCGGCTCCTGAAGGGGAAGGAGTCCAAGTTCAGTTTCCGCAAGTAA
- the der gene encoding ribosome biogenesis GTPase Der, whose amino-acid sequence MTKPVVAIVGRPNVGKSTLFNRILGRQAAVVDAEPGVTRDRLYQEVDWAGRRFVLVDTGGIESGAGEDMAGQVAGQARRAIAQAQLILYVLDGNAGLLEEDVQVAALLRRSGKPVLVVVNKVDDFNRPLPLGDFFRLGLGEPVPVSAAQGLNIGDLLDLVVAEMPPRADEPGGPLPVRIAVVGRPNVGKSSLVNAILGEDRVIVSDIPGTTRDAVDTLFRRDGREYVFIDTAGMRRKAKIRESIEHYSVLRAKKALERADLALVVLDFADGVTNQDQRIAGLAEEAGKGTIIVVNKWDLAEGTGVSAHRYQEEVRRELTFIGYAPVLCVSAVSGLGIPKILGSVETVMGEYRRQVPTSVLNRILHDAFMISPPPARKGKRLKLMYCTQVAAGPPAFLLFVNDPGLVSPGYRRYLENEVRRAMGFQGVPVRILFRRRESK is encoded by the coding sequence GTGACCAAGCCGGTGGTGGCCATCGTGGGCCGTCCCAACGTGGGCAAGTCCACACTTTTCAACCGGATACTGGGCCGGCAGGCCGCCGTGGTCGATGCCGAACCGGGCGTCACCCGGGACCGGCTGTACCAGGAGGTCGACTGGGCCGGAAGGCGGTTTGTCCTGGTGGATACGGGCGGGATCGAAAGCGGGGCGGGCGAGGATATGGCCGGCCAGGTTGCCGGCCAAGCCCGGCGGGCGATTGCCCAAGCCCAATTGATTCTCTACGTTTTGGACGGCAACGCCGGTTTACTGGAAGAGGACGTCCAGGTGGCCGCGCTGCTCCGGCGTTCCGGCAAGCCGGTCCTGGTCGTGGTCAACAAGGTCGATGACTTCAACCGGCCCTTGCCGCTGGGCGACTTTTTCCGGCTGGGGCTCGGCGAGCCGGTACCGGTGTCCGCCGCCCAGGGGCTTAATATCGGGGACCTTCTGGACCTGGTGGTGGCCGAAATGCCGCCCAGAGCCGATGAACCCGGGGGGCCTTTGCCGGTGCGGATCGCGGTGGTGGGCCGGCCGAATGTCGGCAAGTCTTCACTGGTGAACGCCATCCTGGGTGAGGACCGCGTAATCGTCAGTGATATCCCCGGCACCACCAGAGACGCGGTGGACACGTTGTTTCGCCGGGACGGCCGGGAATACGTGTTCATTGACACCGCGGGCATGCGCCGCAAGGCGAAAATCCGGGAGTCGATCGAGCACTACAGCGTGCTCCGGGCCAAAAAGGCCCTGGAGCGCGCCGACCTTGCGCTGGTGGTGCTGGACTTCGCCGACGGGGTGACGAACCAGGACCAGCGGATCGCGGGGCTGGCCGAGGAAGCCGGCAAAGGCACCATTATCGTGGTGAACAAGTGGGACCTGGCGGAGGGGACCGGAGTCTCGGCCCACCGCTATCAGGAAGAAGTGCGCCGGGAGCTGACCTTTATCGGTTATGCCCCGGTACTGTGCGTTTCGGCGGTGTCCGGCCTGGGGATCCCGAAAATCCTCGGTTCGGTCGAAACCGTCATGGGCGAGTACCGGCGTCAGGTCCCCACGAGCGTGCTGAACCGGATCCTGCACGACGCCTTTATGATTTCTCCGCCGCCGGCCCGGAAAGGGAAACGGCTGAAGCTGATGTACTGTACCCAGGTGGCGGCCGGGCCGCCCGCCTTTCTCTTGTTTGTAAACGACCCCGGGCTGGTTTCCCCGGGCTACCGGCGGTACCTGGAGAACGAAGTCCGGCGGGCCATGGGTTTCCAAGGCGTGCCGGTGCGAATTTTGTTCAGGAGGCGGGAGTCAAAATGA